In Meleagris gallopavo isolate NT-WF06-2002-E0010 breed Aviagen turkey brand Nicholas breeding stock chromosome 3, Turkey_5.1, whole genome shotgun sequence, one DNA window encodes the following:
- the RHPN1 gene encoding rhophilin-1 encodes MFSVRISVQSVSLCWAKLSSLLVLLFKKTHPSESFLSSCSESISVPMIPLGLKETKELDLLVPLKDFISEHYGEEGVMFEKEIKEFMELRQAMRTPSRNEAGLELLMEYYNQLYFLDSRFFPPSKSLGVFFHWYDSLTGVPSHQRALAFEKGSVLFNIGALHTQIGARQDRASLPGLNQAIDAFQKAAGAFNYLKENFSNAPSLDMSTASLNMLVRLMVAQVQECVFEKVTLLHAQKDFLTWLQLAQEAARVEDVYSLVHQTMTQAHVKDYVPFSWTTMVHVKSEHFKALSHYFAAIALCDCPAASDAELPEHEKAFLQFHITMPEGPSLRVLLQDPEERRKLGKAHLKKAIMKHEEAMRIHGLCKILRKMDILQEVLSFAHKRSLSKYSEIDHEEDFFETGDAPDIHPKTHQKPEIKSPSFSQVKVTDLFHRLGPLSVFSAKNKWYPMRRVHLMRGENGFGFTLRGDSPVLIAGVIPGGCAAEAGLKEGDYIILVNGKDCRWSKHAEVVQLLKSTGEEGVEIGVITLQGSEGPKAAEKKAAAMSSGSGLLKSNKENSRKSLMNSKSASTLLAWNKKSKRSKNSTYSIPFTAVGDNEAMY; translated from the exons ATGTTTTCTGTGCGTATCTCAGTGCAAAGCGTGTCCCTCTGCTGGGCAAAATTGAGTTCTCTTCTAGTTTTACTCTTCAAAAAAACCCATCCATCAGAGAGTTTCTTGTCTTCTTGCAGTGAGTCCATCAGTGTCCCCATGATTCCTTTGGGCCTGAAAGAGACGAAGGAGCTGGATTTGCTGGTGCCACTAAAG GATTTCATCAGCGAGCACTATGGAGAGGAGGGTGTcatgtttgaaaaagaaatcaaagagtTCATGGAGCTGCGGCAG GCGATGCGTACCCCCAGCCGGAATGAGGCTGGACTGGAGCTCCTCATGGAGTATTATAACCAACTCTACTTCCTCGACAGCCGCTTCTTCCCTCCCAGCAAAAGCCTGGGTGTCTTCTTCCACTG gtACGACTCACTGACTGGGGTTCCATCCCACCAGCGGGCACTGGCCTTTGAGAAAGGCAGTGTCCTCTTCAACATTGGAGCCTTGCACACCCAGATAGGGGCACGGCAGGACCGTGCCTCCTTGCCAGGGCTCAACCAGGCTATTGATGCCTTTCAGAAGGCAGCTG GTGCCTTTAACTACTTGAAGGAAAACTTCTCCAATGCTCCCAGCCTGGACATGAGCACTGCTTCCCTCAACATGCTGGTGAGGCTGATGGTCGCCCAAGTCCAGGAGTGTGTTTTTGAGAAGGTGACCTTGCTGCATGCCCAGAAGGACTTCCTCACGTGGCTGCAGCTCGCTCAGGAGGCAGCCAGG GTGGAAGATGTCTACTCACTGGTGCACCAGACAATGACCCAGGCTCACGTGAAGGATTATGTTCCCTTCTCATGGACCACCATGGTCCACGTCAAGTCAGAGCATTTCAAAGCCTTGTCCCACTACTTTGCTGCCATTGCTCTCTGTGACTGCCCAG cGGCATCTGATGCTGAGCTGCCAGAGCACGAGAAGGCTTTTCTCCAGTTCCACATCACCATGCCTGAGGGACCATCACTTCGTGTTCTACTGCAGGATCctgaggagagaaggaagctgG GCAAAGCTCACCTAAAGAAAGCCATCATGAAGCACGAGGAAGCCATGAGGATCCACGGCTTGTGCAAGATCTTACGGAAGATGGACATCCTCCAGGAGGTCCTCTCCTTTGCCCACAAGCGCTCGCTGAGCAAATACTCAGAAATTGACCACGAGGAGGATTTTTTTGAAACTGGAGATGCTCCGGATATTCACC CCAAAACGCACCAGAAGCCGGAGATCAAATCACCCAGCTTCTCTCAGGTGAAGGTGACAGATCTCTTCCACAGGCTG GGGCCCCTCTCAGTTTTCTCGGCCAAAAACAAATGGTACCCAATGCGGAGAGTCCATCTTATGAGAGGAGAGAATGGCTTTGGGTTCACACTGCGAGGAGATTCCCCTGTCCTCATCGCTGGTGTCATCCctggaggctgtgctgct GAAGCTGGATTGAAGGAGGGTGACTACATCATCTTGGTGAATGGCAAGGATTGCAGGTGGTCCAAGCATGCCGAGGTGGTCCAGCTGCTGAAGAGCACTGGGGAGGAGGGTGTGGAGATTGGAGTGATAACCCTGCAGGGCTCGGAGGGGCCAAAAGCT GcggagaagaaagcagcagcaatgtcCTCTGGCAGCGGGCTGCTGAAAAGCAACAAGGAGAACAGCCGGAAGAGCCTGATGAACAGCAAAAGCGCCAGCACACTGCTTGCCTGGAACAAGAAGAGCAAGCGGAGCAAGAACAGCACTTACAGCATCCCCTTCACTGCCGTGGGAGACAACGAGGCCATGTACTGA